A genome region from Gossypium hirsutum isolate 1008001.06 chromosome A04, Gossypium_hirsutum_v2.1, whole genome shotgun sequence includes the following:
- the LOC107947975 gene encoding uncharacterized protein yields MGFGVKWRSWRLECLSTARAAVIINGSSSNKLKFRRGLRQGDPVSPFLFILVIEVLHLALDKAAEVGLIEGFNNVIHEMNFSHLQFADDTILFLKADDKEVTNVKYILRVLEIFSQLSINFKKSCLVGFEVEEELLFRLAAICKCKIGLLLFNYLGILLGANLKRLATWELITDRVRKKLSGWKCRSLTWAGRVILINAVWSSLPIYFMSLFQALVTVIKKIYKIRRNFFWGNMGGKKKMVRIRWETICKPKIKGEAGMANLGVKNKALLAKWS; encoded by the coding sequence ATGGGGTTTGGGGTAAAGTGGAGAAGCTGGAGGTTGGAATGTTTATCTACAGCACGAGCTGCAGTCATCATTAATGGGTCATCATCTAACAAATTGAAATTTCGTAGAGGTCTTAGACAGGGAGACCCAGTGTctccatttttattcattttagtgaTAGAGGTTCTCCATTTGGCGTTGGACAAAGCAGCGGAGGTGGGGTTGATCGAAGGTTTTAATAATGTtatccatgaaatgaatttttctcatcttcaatTCGCAGATGATACAATTCTCTTCCTAAAAGCTGATGATAAGGAGGTGACTAATGTGAAGTATATTCTAAGGGTGTTAGAGATTTTTTCGCAGCTGAgcattaactttaaaaaatcttGCTTAGTGGGGTTCGAAGTGGAAGAAGAATTGTTATTTAGGTTGGCTGCAATTTGCAAATGCAAAATTGGCTTGCTACTTTTCAACTATTTGGGGATACTACTGGGTGCAAATCTGAAAAGATTAGCCACATGGGAACTGATCACAGACAGAGTCAGGAAGAAGTTATCAGGATGGAAATGTCGATCACTTACATGGGCTGGCAGGGTCATTCTTATAAACGCGGTGTGGTCCTCATTACCGATATACTTCATGTCATTGTTCCAAGCTCTGGTGActgttattaaaaaaatttacaagatCAGAAGGAATTTCTTTTGGGGGAATATGGGTGGGAAAAAGAAGATGGTGAGAATTAGATGGGAAACTATCTGCAAGCCAAAGATTAAGGGTGAGGCGGGTATGGCAAATCTAGGTGTTAAAAATAAAGCTTTATTGGCTAAATGGAGCTAA